A genomic segment from Lignipirellula cremea encodes:
- a CDS encoding PA0069 family radical SAM protein: protein MRHGSRLDPPNRFETTAREVDLEQMEWDTEYLQERLNRKIDYLDDQAQSVVSENTSPDIPFRYSLNPYRGCVHACSYCYARNTHEYLGYNAGLDFETKILVKQEAASLLRKFLGRKAWQPEMIMFSGVTDCYQPAERQFRITRQCLEVAWECRQPIGIITKNALVLRDLDLLQQLAGENLVNVFLSINSLDPELARRMEPRTSIPAARLRAVQTLAAAGVPVGVMTAPIIPGLNDSEIPALLQAARQAGAQAAGYNFLRLPITVEPVFLEWLQRNYPEKRELIEGRIRSSRDGELSSSTWSERMRGTGQIAEQIQKMFRIFAQKNNLARRLPPLDCTRFRPPETDPQQLKLF from the coding sequence ATGCGACATGGCTCCCGGCTGGATCCGCCGAACCGGTTTGAGACGACGGCCCGTGAAGTCGACCTGGAACAGATGGAATGGGATACCGAGTATCTCCAGGAGCGGCTGAACCGGAAGATCGACTATCTGGACGACCAGGCCCAGTCCGTCGTGTCCGAAAATACGTCGCCCGACATCCCCTTCCGCTACAGTCTCAACCCGTACCGCGGCTGCGTACATGCCTGCTCGTACTGCTATGCGCGGAACACGCACGAGTACCTGGGCTATAACGCGGGGCTCGACTTTGAGACGAAAATCCTCGTCAAGCAGGAGGCGGCCAGCCTGCTCCGCAAGTTTCTGGGCCGCAAAGCCTGGCAGCCGGAAATGATCATGTTCTCCGGCGTGACGGACTGTTATCAACCGGCCGAGCGCCAGTTCCGCATCACGCGGCAATGCCTGGAAGTCGCCTGGGAGTGCCGCCAGCCGATCGGCATTATCACCAAGAACGCGTTGGTCCTGCGGGATCTGGATCTGCTGCAGCAGCTGGCCGGCGAGAATCTGGTGAACGTGTTTCTATCGATCAACAGCCTTGACCCCGAACTGGCCCGGCGGATGGAGCCGCGCACCAGCATCCCGGCGGCCCGCCTGCGAGCCGTGCAAACGCTCGCCGCAGCCGGCGTGCCGGTCGGTGTGATGACGGCCCCCATCATTCCCGGCCTGAACGATTCCGAAATCCCTGCCCTGCTGCAGGCCGCCCGCCAGGCAGGAGCACAGGCGGCCGGCTACAACTTCCTGCGTTTGCCAATCACGGTGGAGCCCGTCTTTTTAGAATGGCTCCAGCGGAACTACCCGGAGAAGCGCGAGCTGATCGAAGGCCGCATCCGATCCTCCCGCGACGGCGAACTGAGCAGTTCGACCTGGTCCGAGCGAATGCGCGGCACAGGCCAGATCGCGGAACAGATTCAAAAGATGTTCCGCATCTTCGCCCAGAAGAACAACCTGGCCCGCCGCCTGCCCCCGCTGGACTGCACCCGCTTCCGCCCGCCGGAAACCGACCCGCAACAGTTGAAGCTGTTTTAA